A window of the Streptomyces luomodiensis genome harbors these coding sequences:
- a CDS encoding MFS transporter, whose translation MTDRSGPSGMNPVWTLVVSGLTVFMAALDNLVVITALPAIQQDLGTSLQDLEWTVNGYTLTFSVFLMAGAAAGDRFGRRRVFLAGLVVFTGASAAAALSGSADALIAARTVQGLGAAVVMPLTLTLLTVAVPERRRGLALGVWGALSGLAVALGPLIGGAVVEKISWEWIFWVNVPIGVVVLVLGLWKLAESTRPDTSLDPAGTVLVSLGVFGVVYALVSTTEHGWSSGRVLGFLAGGAVVLALFVLWELRSAEPMLPMRLFRNRAFSAVNAASLLMFAAMFGLVFLLTQFMQNIQGFSPLEAGVKMLPWTAMPVVVAPLAALLTARLGNRLVVAAGLLFEAAGLAWLASVVSVDTAYADQVPGLVLGGIGLGLFFSPVAEMAMNIVAPRDQGIASGANNTFRELGGALGVAVLTSVFTTLGGYGSPQEFVDGLRPASWIGAGIAALGCLAILTAPRGRTAPGESTVISSGAGETVEDAHPGNLPSRSRN comes from the coding sequence ATGACTGACCGTTCCGGCCCGAGCGGAATGAACCCCGTGTGGACGCTGGTGGTGTCCGGACTCACCGTCTTCATGGCCGCCTTGGACAACCTCGTCGTCATCACCGCGCTGCCCGCCATCCAGCAGGACCTGGGCACCAGCCTCCAGGACCTGGAGTGGACGGTGAACGGCTACACCCTCACCTTCTCGGTCTTCCTGATGGCCGGCGCGGCCGCCGGGGACCGGTTCGGGCGCCGCCGGGTCTTTCTGGCCGGCCTGGTCGTCTTCACCGGGGCCTCCGCCGCCGCGGCGCTGTCCGGCAGCGCGGACGCCCTGATCGCCGCCCGGACCGTACAGGGCCTCGGGGCCGCCGTGGTGATGCCGCTGACGCTGACCCTGCTGACCGTCGCCGTCCCCGAGCGCCGACGCGGTCTGGCGCTCGGCGTCTGGGGCGCCCTCAGCGGGCTCGCGGTCGCGCTCGGCCCGCTGATCGGCGGGGCCGTGGTGGAGAAGATCTCCTGGGAATGGATCTTCTGGGTCAATGTGCCGATCGGTGTGGTGGTGCTGGTGCTCGGCCTGTGGAAGCTGGCCGAGTCCACCCGCCCGGACACCTCGCTCGACCCGGCCGGCACCGTCCTGGTCAGCCTCGGGGTGTTCGGGGTGGTCTACGCGCTGGTGTCCACCACCGAACACGGCTGGTCCAGCGGCCGGGTGCTCGGGTTCCTGGCCGGCGGGGCGGTGGTCCTCGCGCTCTTCGTCCTCTGGGAGCTGCGCAGCGCCGAACCCATGCTGCCGATGCGGCTGTTCCGCAATCGCGCGTTCAGCGCGGTCAACGCCGCCAGTCTGCTGATGTTCGCGGCCATGTTCGGACTGGTCTTCCTGCTCACCCAGTTCATGCAGAACATCCAGGGCTTCTCGCCGCTGGAAGCGGGCGTGAAGATGCTGCCGTGGACGGCGATGCCGGTCGTGGTCGCCCCGCTGGCGGCGCTGCTGACCGCCCGGCTCGGCAACCGCCTGGTGGTCGCCGCGGGGCTGCTGTTCGAGGCCGCGGGGCTGGCCTGGCTGGCCTCCGTGGTGAGCGTGGACACCGCGTACGCCGACCAGGTGCCCGGTCTGGTGCTCGGCGGAATCGGCCTGGGGCTGTTCTTCTCGCCCGTCGCGGAAATGGCGATGAACATCGTCGCACCCCGCGACCAGGGAATCGCCTCGGGCGCCAACAACACCTTCCGGGAGCTCGGTGGCGCACTCGGCGTCGCGGTGCTGACCTCCGTATTCACCACGCTGGGCGGATACGGATCGCCCCAGGAATTCGTGGACGGGCTGCGGCCCGCCTCCTGGATCGGCGCCGGAATCGCCGCCCTCGGCTGTCTGGCCATTCTCACGGCACCGCGCGGGCGCACCGCGCCGGGTGAATCGACGGTGATTTCCTCGGGCGCCGGCGAGACGGTCGAGGACGCACACCCGGGAAACCTTCCGAGCCGGTCGCGCAACTAG
- a CDS encoding NAD(P)/FAD-dependent oxidoreductase, with the protein MYDVIVVGARISGASTAMLLARAGYRVLLLDRAKFPGGKGAATNLVHPPGILRLKRWGLLDEVAATGCPPIHSYGLQSGPVHLMAKLPAVEGVAEAYSPERRKLDEILLQAAVKAGAELREQVALRELLTDEQGTVIGVRAETEDRTPLVAHARLVVGADGSNSTVARLVGAEKYESHPVLNKSHWSYWAGLPHDGKVRTYRHRHRHAFTWPTHDGLTIVGVALPVKDFKAAPDEERDATVIAAFEDVDPEFAARLRETRRADTWMTGAVPNFLRHCHGPGWALVGDAGYTRDPITAAGITDALRGAELLAEAVEPALSGDRDLTAALTDYARRRDALVSGHFRYTRDHAAIADYNREELEFIRAMARSPQHGSGMVGMFATIVPPAEFYSPANIHALFDHIPAGPEPGWKIRMVRWLVRGAPRHLPPATRLADRLIAANLGSMGAFLLGSPVARAA; encoded by the coding sequence ATGTACGACGTCATTGTGGTGGGAGCGCGCATCAGCGGGGCATCGACGGCGATGCTCCTGGCGCGAGCGGGGTACCGCGTCCTCCTGCTCGACCGGGCGAAATTCCCCGGCGGAAAGGGGGCCGCGACCAATCTGGTCCACCCCCCGGGAATTCTCCGGCTGAAGCGCTGGGGACTGCTGGACGAGGTGGCCGCCACCGGCTGCCCGCCCATTCACTCCTACGGTCTGCAGAGCGGCCCCGTTCACCTCATGGCCAAGCTGCCCGCCGTCGAGGGTGTGGCCGAGGCGTACTCCCCGGAGCGCCGCAAGCTCGATGAGATCCTGCTCCAGGCCGCCGTCAAGGCCGGGGCGGAACTGCGGGAACAGGTCGCGCTGCGCGAACTGCTGACGGATGAGCAGGGCACCGTCATCGGCGTCCGGGCCGAGACCGAGGACCGCACCCCCCTCGTGGCGCACGCCCGGCTGGTGGTCGGCGCCGACGGCTCGAACTCCACCGTCGCCCGGCTGGTGGGCGCGGAGAAGTACGAATCCCATCCGGTGCTCAACAAGAGCCACTGGTCGTACTGGGCCGGTCTGCCGCACGACGGCAAGGTGCGCACCTACCGCCACCGCCATCGGCACGCCTTCACCTGGCCCACCCACGACGGGCTCACCATCGTCGGCGTGGCCCTGCCGGTCAAGGACTTCAAGGCGGCGCCCGACGAGGAGCGCGACGCCACGGTCATCGCCGCCTTCGAGGACGTCGACCCCGAGTTCGCGGCGCGGCTGCGGGAGACCCGGCGCGCCGACACATGGATGACCGGCGCGGTCCCCAACTTCCTGCGCCACTGTCACGGCCCCGGCTGGGCCCTGGTCGGCGACGCGGGCTACACCCGCGACCCCATCACCGCGGCCGGTATCACCGACGCCCTGCGCGGCGCCGAACTGCTGGCGGAGGCCGTGGAGCCCGCCCTGTCCGGCGACCGCGACCTCACCGCCGCGCTCACCGACTACGCCCGGCGCCGCGACGCCCTGGTGAGCGGCCACTTCCGGTACACCCGCGACCATGCCGCGATCGCCGACTACAACCGCGAGGAGCTGGAGTTCATCCGGGCGATGGCCCGCAGCCCGCAGCACGGCAGTGGGATGGTCGGGATGTTCGCCACGATCGTCCCGCCGGCCGAGTTCTACTCCCCGGCCAACATCCATGCCCTCTTCGACCACATCCCCGCAGGCCCCGAGCCGGGCTGGAAGATCCGGATGGTGCGCTGGCTGGTGCGCGGCGCCCCCAGGCATCTGCCCCCGGCGACCCGGCTCGCCGACCGGCTGATCGCCGCCAACCTCGGGAGCATGGGCGCCTTCCTGCTCGGCTCCCCGGTCGCCCGAGCGGCCTAG
- a CDS encoding acyltransferase domain-containing protein, with the protein MSTHLPVDAMTAFLFPGQGGFDGEALRRAKELHPQIGRVFERLDAVTEELYARRLSDVLFGERKADLRDLLDSDPWASQVAIYGAGLAAYEILAARGVTPDVLAGHSLGEITALVAAGAFSVEDGVRIVAQRVAVIERQGGVDGRMVALSASAERTRKLLELVDEPLLAVATENHDEQTVVSGPAGILDRVVAIAGQLGVGAIEIDTPFPFHTPALAPAAPEFAAYVRKLDQHPLNRPVYSPILQRYYEPGDVLADLLAEHFTQPVRFAAAVRHLRETGVGVFVEAGGRAALSKLVAKVTTGSPVRSLPTLALTGGRLALDGTLEELREAGLAAPERGGLAELLAPSVPAEVFAAYWSERGQMVLELVRTELDAFRKSTESRRAEPEPAAETAPAPAPAAPAPASPGSGPRPEAYDRERLFAELRTLYAEALEYPEDVFEDEVQLEAELGVDSVKQVELLSRVSSRYGLPPRESGFRLATYNTMGKITDFVLQQLNDQGAHAAASAAG; encoded by the coding sequence ATGTCCACCCACCTGCCCGTCGACGCCATGACGGCCTTTCTCTTCCCCGGTCAGGGCGGCTTCGACGGCGAGGCGCTCCGCCGCGCCAAGGAGCTCCACCCCCAGATCGGCCGGGTCTTCGAGCGGCTCGACGCCGTGACCGAGGAGCTGTACGCCCGCCGCCTCTCCGATGTGCTCTTCGGCGAGCGCAAGGCCGATCTGCGCGATCTGCTCGACAGCGACCCGTGGGCCTCCCAGGTCGCCATCTACGGCGCGGGCCTGGCCGCCTACGAGATCCTCGCCGCCCGGGGCGTCACCCCCGACGTCCTGGCCGGCCACAGCCTCGGCGAGATCACCGCCCTGGTGGCGGCCGGGGCCTTCTCGGTCGAAGACGGCGTCCGGATCGTCGCCCAGCGCGTCGCCGTGATCGAGCGGCAGGGCGGTGTCGACGGCCGCATGGTGGCCCTGTCCGCGAGCGCCGAGCGCACCCGCAAGCTGCTGGAGCTGGTGGACGAGCCGCTGCTGGCCGTCGCCACCGAGAACCACGACGAGCAGACCGTCGTCAGCGGCCCCGCCGGAATCCTGGACCGGGTCGTGGCGATCGCCGGACAGCTGGGCGTGGGCGCCATCGAGATCGACACCCCCTTCCCCTTCCACACCCCGGCGCTGGCCCCCGCCGCCCCCGAGTTCGCCGCGTACGTACGGAAGCTGGACCAGCATCCGCTGAACCGCCCCGTCTACTCGCCGATCCTCCAGCGCTACTACGAGCCCGGGGACGTGCTCGCCGACCTGCTGGCCGAGCACTTCACCCAGCCGGTGCGGTTCGCCGCGGCCGTGCGGCACCTGCGGGAGACCGGCGTCGGGGTGTTCGTGGAGGCGGGCGGGCGCGCCGCGCTCTCCAAACTGGTCGCCAAGGTGACCACGGGCTCCCCGGTGCGGTCGCTGCCCACGCTGGCCCTGACCGGCGGACGGCTCGCGCTCGACGGAACCCTCGAAGAGCTGCGCGAGGCCGGTCTCGCCGCGCCCGAGCGCGGCGGGCTCGCCGAACTGCTGGCCCCCTCGGTGCCCGCCGAGGTGTTCGCGGCGTACTGGAGCGAGCGCGGTCAGATGGTGCTGGAGCTGGTCCGCACCGAACTGGACGCCTTCCGCAAGTCCACCGAGTCCCGGCGCGCCGAGCCCGAGCCCGCCGCCGAGACCGCCCCGGCCCCGGCTCCGGCCGCCCCGGCTCCGGCCTCGCCCGGGTCCGGGCCGCGGCCGGAGGCGTACGACCGTGAGCGGCTCTTCGCGGAGCTGCGCACCCTCTACGCCGAAGCGCTCGAATACCCCGAGGACGTCTTCGAGGACGAGGTGCAGCTGGAGGCCGAGCTGGGCGTCGACTCCGTCAAGCAGGTCGAGCTCCTGTCCAGGGTCTCCAGCCGTTACGGGCTGCCGCCGCGCGAGTCCGGCTTCCGGCTGGCGACCTACAACACCATGGGCAAGATCACCGACTTTGTGCTCCAGCAGCTGAACGACCAGGGGGCCCACGCGGCGGCCTCCGCCGCGGGCTGA